A genomic stretch from Corvus cornix cornix isolate S_Up_H32 chromosome 7, ASM73873v5, whole genome shotgun sequence includes:
- the RIF1 gene encoding telomere-associated protein RIF1 isoform X2, with product MSAPGPDPAAPGAGSSLGPLLHTLGDPAAPPGELTDAHLTIVSRLTGEGGKAFAADVRKHFPQLCKVFKAHISSPNLELSNAALQALGFCTFNSNNTAELSATEIQDLLSAVNSVAVKSSDKNTRTRALWVISKQAFPPEIVKKEVSSILSTLETILTKGEVQSVVVEYEALNVVIRLMEQTPAQMGEEAVRWAKLIIPLVVHSAHKVQLRGATALEMGMPLLLQKQQEVAAVTEHLMTTKLISELQKLFSTKNETFVLKLWPLFVRLLGKTLHRSGSFINSLLQLEELGFRSGSPVVKKIAFIAWKSLIDNFALNPDILCSAKRLKLLMQPLSSIHVRTEALALTKLEVWWYLLMRLGPHLPSNFEQVCIPLIQSTLSVDPAAAFPGTPSRLPSNPSLGSATPGQKSGPFPFVSPGTPRMALNTSTAGVVLFPSIQLLGIEMLLHFLMGPQVVDFAKQNKLVLSLEPLQYPLISSPSFFCKHASTLINAVQDGFIAVGKEVPDCLLNVIWKDINGYVKTAIEAGNKKEKQGSEILTMLLQALKNTVRSNSLPVQKILSLIDITVKELPPKVLGSPAYQVADMDLLNGTPALFLIQLPFHNNLLECCVTDERFFVILETLVGYVLSGPTSALAFSESVICVIDQSGKQVGNKEHLWRMWSIVVNPLTEWINQTNEVNQGDALEHNFSAVYSALLLPVSHIFPAQGFPQPTLKSLLRTWSDLYRAFARCAALVATAEENLCCEEICAKIISGLEGETPVMFFMLEGLTHLVSVMVDCINFAPYGTKFQPKTRSPQTPTDWAKKKKEPLGKLASLFKLLLMLLNSFHEFSSKETHSESLISVGPSLLAALHTIISHISLPSLIGTTFAIFSKPLALFYEKTKLPEVPKVYSNLNSKLEKLLAEILQCLQCHCPGSCDTELLQQLCPVLCVGFQHRNKQIRHQCAQLWNSTFAKTSSLTYPEELKSVLSQAKKKIPLLLPGFESIEMSEECSGPFSDTMENSQLDAKISGMEVKVGQKRDSILAQTSEPKNDGKDKSSNVQATPAKLKLEFSSPKTTSETLLEEEKSVDFVFIPPETKPRILTEHQKEVLRSKRVDIPAMYNNLDASQDTTSFSQYTQSQEDSLEVPPSVENAKEDTANQPQEENAGSEGCQSEESPACNNKGESKNETAEMIPEETSVGEGLETSAMEAASEEASARKESTSNISNSEEESKNETAEMIPEETSIGEGLDTSSEEAASQEASAGKENTSNVSNSSASSDIISGTPQPVSRRQSFITLEKFGAAENRPFSPAPLNSVLELSGSAAGAQENTSGSKASAKAEKSGEENKNPPNPEADAGVTAIRRVTRRQSRMELQGNKSKLLSRSEESLASDSLESSAELCFAGEDVEHVLLSQSQALHSAEADIKKAEDTIAEVEKAQALDMDSKENTPPDTTSCSEQAPGDDSQVPQVSPHQKQLRRSSRRRSETVESSSGSQEKEDGLPKRDRRKEEEKAGQKKLSQGKGDGSQKQKGIPGKTTEITKEGSQPERVAEDWSSKDSPASRGLDEDGSRGGRRAEDSPRAEGEAQASLSTAGQKVVERPRYHTRRSSQGLLSSIENSEADSSEAKEGSTKKKKHIKVRSRSNSLEGKMKEGQPGSQSLEVSPQGNETKNSLEATKDEPEVSTGAAVTAEPGGLEIQVIPAAAGKAVGSGSSESPGALQDTSLEQNKGDASMESLSSSCVSDQDGRAAEENQQEEKQTSTGDCAPAANVSGAEPSSLQSPECPSKRSKRVKKIKSCDCCFKKPKQQVTEFKFMELKKEKTELEEPQTTPVETPVNVSGHSDLEESLALAPCAMSTPLHPPKEPSTFSMESQGISVDNLQGSSVVVEENPEGSAGETTESIEEIKEPAELKEETEQVLPESAPGEPRESCLDSRDQGEEPAAAEKEEVNENGQLEEVPQELNADSKPEEKEMKELEGNQEDKGEAENTAGETCGVADEEVKEEPLETEIKVAENVALENMSVDSPLKVEGDPSVQVTESPTSLQARCTWSPSASPSTSILKRGVKRNQEDDSLSPANKIRRVSFANPIFQEGLADDIDRRSPVIRSHSSPSSRSLKTLSNMQITEMAKESLPCPSEFVYPALAGCKAPVDVILPQITSNICARGLGQLIRAKNIKTVGDLSTLTALEIKTLPIRSPKVSNVKRALKGYHEQQVKSRVLEESTVPEDAEKPGNNVEEKSLCGDEEKLAADLVDAATTNSSEQPPAALLGQIQALAAQLSSEDLHGYSGRQLFEMQEKLAGMASCILRNLQSRWQSPPHEGPE from the exons ATGAGCGCTCCCGGCCCCGATCCCGCCGCGCCCGGCGCCGGCTCCAGCCTCGGCCCGCTGCTCCACACCCTGGGCGaccccgccgccccgccgggagAGCTGACGGACGCGCACCTCACCATCGTCAG TCGCTTGACTGGTGAAGGAGGCAAAGCATTCGCCGCAGATGTCAGGAAACACTTCCCTCAACTCTGCAAGGTGTTTAAG gcaCACATTTCTAGTCCAAACTTGGAGCTCAGTAATGCAGCATTGCAGGCCTTGGGATTCTGCACTTTTAATTCAAATAACACAGCTGAATTATCTG CCACTGAAATCCAGGACCTGCTGTCAGCAGTGAACAGCGTTGCTGTGAAATCCTCAGACAAAAACACTCGCACTCGGGCACTTTGGGTCATCTCTAAGCAGGCATTTCCTCCAGAAATTGTGAAAAAGGAG gTGTCCAGTATCCTCTCGACCCTGGAAACAATCCTGACTAAAGGAGAAGTTCAGTCTGTTGTGGTTGAATATGAAGCACTTAATGTTGTTATACG CTTAATGGAGCAAACTCCAGCCCAGATGGGAGAAGAGGCTGTGAGGTGGGCAAAGCTGATCATCCCCCTGGTTGTCCACTCAGCTCACAAAGTGCAGTTAAGAGgtgccactgccctggagaTGGGAATGCCACTgctcctgcagaagcagcaggaggtggcagCTGTCACCGAGCACCTGATGACCACA aaattaatttccgAACTTCAGAAATTGTTTTCTACAAAAAATGAGACCTTTGTGTTAAAACTGTGGCCCCTGTTTGTGAGATTGCTTGGAAAG aCTCTGCATCGCAGTGGCAGCTTCATCaactccctgctgcagctggaggagctgggattcCGCAGTGGCTCCCCAGTGGTGAAGAAAATTGCCTTCATTGCATGGAAGAGCCTCATTGATAATTTTGCTCTAAATCCAG ACATCCTGTGCAGTGCTAAAAGGCTGAAACTGCTGATGCAGCCCCTGAGCTCCATCCATGTGAGGACAGAGGCTCTGGCACTGACCAAACTGGAGGTGTGGTGGTATTTACTGATGAGACTGGGACCTCATCTGCCTTCAAACTTTGAACAG GTTTGTATCCCATTAATCCAAAGCACCCTGAGTGtggatcctgctgctgcattcccaggaACGCCCTCACGCCTGCCAAGCAACCCCAGCTTGGGCTCAGCAACCCCTGGGCAGAAATCAG GTCCTTTCCCGTTTGTGAGCCCAGGCACGCCCAGGATGGCCCTGaacaccagcacagcaggagtgGTGCTGTTCCCTTCCATCCAGCTCCTGGGAATTGAAATGCTGCTCCACTTCCTCATGGGACCACAAGTTGTGGATTTTGCTAAGCAAAACAAACTGGTTCTTAGTTTAG AGCCTCTCCAGTACCCACTGATCAGTAgcccttcttttttttgtaagcaTGCCAGCACTCTGATAAATGCTGTTCAGGATGGCTTTATTGCAGTTGGAAAAGAAGTTCCTG ATTGTTTGCTGAATGTTATCTGGAAGGACATAAATGGATATGTAAAAACAGCAATTGAAGCAG gaaacaagaaagaaaagcaaggctCAGAAATACTGACCATGTTACTCCAGGCCTTAAAAAACACTGTGAGATCAAATTCTCTTCCTGTGCAGAAAATACTG TCCCTCATTGACATCACTGTCAAGGAGTTGCCTCCAAAAGTATTGGGATCACCGGCTTATCAGGTTGCTGATATGGATCTTTTAAAT GGAACTCCAGCTTTGTTCTTAATCCAGCTGCCTTTCCATAATAACCTCTTGGAATGCTGTGTGACAGATGAGAG ATTCTTTGTGATTCTGGAAACTCTGGTGGGTTATGTCCTGTCTGGGCCCACCTCGGCCCTGGCTTTCAGTGAGTCTGTGATCTGTGTCATTGACCAGAGTGGAAAGCAGGTGGGGAACAAGGAGCACCTCTGGAGAATGTGGAGTATTGTTGTTAATCCTCTGACTGAGTGGATTAATCAG ACTAACGAGGTGAACCAGGGGGATGCCTTGGAGCACAACTTCAGTGCTGTGTACAGTGCTTTGTTGCTGCCAGTATCCCACATCTTCCCTGCTCAGGGATTCCCACAG CCAACTTTGAAATCCTTGTTGCGCACGTGGTCAGACCTGTACCGAGCTTTTGCTCGCTGTGCTGCTCTAGTtgcaacagcagaagaaaacctgtGCTGTGAAGAAATTTGTGCCAAAATAATATCTGGGCTAGAAGGTGAAACTCCAGTA ATGTTTTTCATGCTGGAAGGCCTCACTCACCTTGTGTCAGTCATGGTGGACTGCATCAACTTTGCACCCTATGGAACTAAATTCCAGCCAAAAACTAGAT CTCCCCAGACACCCACAGATTGGgctaagaagaaaaaggagcCCCTTGGCAAGCTTGCCTCTCTCTTCAAGCTCCTGCTGATGCTCCTGAACTCTTTCCATGAGTTCAGCTCCAAAGAAACCCATTCAGAATCCCTGATTTCTGTGGGGccttccctcctggctgctctccaCACCATCATCAGCCACATCTCGCTGCCTTCACTCATTGGCACCACATTTGCCATTTTTTCCAAGCCCTTGGCACTGTTCTATGAAAAAACCAA GCTCCCTGAGGTACCCAAAGTCTACAGCAACCTTAACAGCAAG CTTGAGAAGCTGCTGGCAGAGATCCTGCAGTGCCTGCAGTGTCACTGCCCGGGCTCCTGTGAcactgagctcctgcagcagctctgccccgTGCTCTGCGTGGGCTTCCAGCACAGGAACAAACAGATCCGCCACCAGTGTGCCCAGCTCTGGAACTCCACCTTTGCCAAGACCTCCTCTCTGACTTACCCCGAGGAATTAAA ATCTGTGTTAAGCCaagccaaaaagaaaatccctctgctgctgcctggttttGAAAGCATTGAGATGTCTGAGGAGTGCAGTGGCCCCTTCTCTGACACG ATGGAGAATTCCCAGCTGGATGCAAAGATCAGTGGAATGGAGGTGAAGGTGGGACAGAAACGAGATTCGATATTGGCACAGACGAGTGAACCAAAAAATGATGGCAAAGACAAGTCCAGCAACGTGCAAGCAACACCTGCAAAG TTGAAACTAGAATTTTCATCTCCTAAGACTACAAGTGAGACGCTTCTGGAAGAGGAGAAATCTGttgattttgtgtttattcctcctgaaacaaaaccaagaataTTGACAGAACATCAAAAAGAAGTGCTAAGGTCAAAGAG AGTTGATATTCCTGCCATGTACAACAACTTGGATGCATCACAGGACACCACCTCATTTTCCCAGTACACTCAGAGCCAGGAAGATTCTTT GGAAGTACCACCTTCAGTAGAAAATGCCAAAGAAGACACTGCAAACCAACCTCAG GAGGAAAACGCAGGGAGTGAAGGATGTCAGTCAGAGGAGAGCCCAGCCTGCAACAACAAGGGGGAGTCCAAAAATGAGACAGCTGAGATGATCCCAGAGGAAACATCAGTTGGAGAGGGATTGGAGACAAGTGCTATGGAAGCAGCTTCCGAGGAGGCCTCAGCGCGGAAGGAGAGCACCTCAAATATCAGCAACAGCGAGGAGGAGTCCAAAAATGAGACAGCTGAGATGATTCCAGAGGAAACATCCATTGGAGAGGGCCTAGACACAAGTTCTGAGGAAGCAGCTTCTCAGGAGGCCTCGGCAGGGAAGGAGAACACCTCAAATGTCAGCAACAGCTCAGCTTCCAGCGACATCATCTCTGGCACCCCCCAGCCCGTGAGCCGGCGCCAGTCCTTCATCACCCTGGAGAAATTCGGGGCTGCAGAGAACAGGCCCTtcagcccagccccactgaACTCTGTGTTAGAGCTCTctgggagtgctgctggggcacaggaaAACACCAGTGGCAGCAAGGCCAGTGCTAAAGCAGAGAAatctggagaggaaaataaaaaccctccAAATCCCGAGGCTGACGCGGGGGTTACGGCGATCCGCAGGGTGACGCGCCGGCAGAGCAGAATGGAGCTGCAAGGGAACAAATCCAAGCTCCTGAGCAGGTCAGAGGAGTCCCTGGCCTCTGACAGcctggaaagcagtgctgagctgtgctttgcaggGGAGGACGTGGAGCATGTCCTCCTGAGCCAGTCCCAGGCTCTGCACTCCGCGGAAGCAGACATCAAAAAAGCCGAGGATACAATCGCAGAAGTGGAAAAGGCCCAGGCACTGGACATGGACTCGAAGGAAAACACCCCCCCAGATAccaccagctgctctgagcaggcccCAGGGGATGACAGCCAGGTGCCACAGGTGTCCCCTCACCAGAAGCAGCTCCGGCGTTCCTCCAGGAGACGCTCAGAGACTGTGGAGAGCTCCTCAGGGAGCCAGGAGAAGGAGGATGGGCTCCCAAAGAGAGacaggaggaaagaggaggagaaggctgGGCAGAAGAAGCTGTCACAGGGTAAAGGTGATGGATcccaaaagcagaaaggaattcctgggaaaacaacagaaatcaCAAAAGAGGGCAGCCAGCCTGAGAGAGTGGCAGAGGACTGGAGCTCCAAGGACTCTCCTGCTTCCCGGGGCCTGGATGAGGATGGGAGCAGAGGtggcaggagggcagaggaTTCCCCAAGGGCTGAGGGGGAAGCTCAGGCcagcctcagcacagcagggcagaagGTGGTGGAGCGCCCACGGTACCACACCAGGAGATCTTCCCAAGGTTTGCTCTCCAGCATAGAAAACTCCGAGGCTGACAGCTCTGAGGCCAAGGAGGGCAGCAcgaagaagaaaaaacacataaaagTGAGGAGTAGAAGCAATTCTCTTGAGGGTAAAATGAAAGAGGGACAGCCAGGGAGCCAGAGCCTTGAGGTGTCTCCCCAAGGGAATGAAACTAAGAATTCACTGGAAGCCACTAAAGATGAACCTGAGGTCAGCACAGgtgctgcagtgacagctgAACCAGGTGGCCTGGAAATCCAGgtaattcctgcagctgctggaaaagctgtagggtctggcagctctgagagtCCCGGTGCTCTGCAGGACACCAGCCTGGAGCAAAACAAGGGTGATGCTTCCATGGAGTcactgagcagctcctgtgtgtcTGACCAggatgggagagcagcagaggaaaaccagcaggaggagaagcaaACCAGCACAGGGGACTGTGCACCAGCAGCAAATGTTTCAGGTGCTGAGCCCTCCTCTCTGCAAAGCCCTGAGTGTCCAAGCAAGAGAAGcaaaagggtgaaaaaaatcaagagctgtgattgctgctttaaaaagccaaagcagcagGTGACTGAATTCAAGTTCATGgaattaaaaaaggagaaaactgagCTGGAGGAGCCCCAGACCACCCCAGTTGAGACACCTGTGAATGTTTCTGGTCACTCAGATTTGGAGGAGAGCTTGGCCCTGGCTCCTTGTGCAATGAGCACTCCATTGCACCCTCCCAAGGAACCCAGCACCTTCAGCATGGAAAGCCAGGGAATTTCTGTGGATAacctgcagggcagcagtgtGGTGGTGGAGGAGAATCCAGAGGGTTCAGCAGGTGAAACCACCGAGTCCATAGAGGAAATAAAGGAACCTGCTGAGCTGAAGGAGGAAACAGAACAGGTTCTGCCTGAGAGTGCTCCAGGAGagcccagggagagctgcctggACTCACGGGACCAAGGGGAAgaaccagcagctgcagaaaaggaagaagtaaatgaaaatggaCAACTCGAAGAGGTGCCCCAGGAACTGAATGCTGACAGCAAACCTGAGGAAAAAGAGATGAAGGAGCTAGAGGGAAATCAGGAGGATAAAGGAGAAGCTGAGAACACTGCAGGAGAAACTTGTGGTGTTGCAGATGAAGAGGTGAAGGAGGAACCGTtggaaactgaaataaaagtggCTGAAAACGTGGCCTTGGAAAATATGAGTGTGGATTCCCCTCTGAAGGTGGAAGGGGACCCCTCAGTGCAGGTGACTGAAAGCCCCACCAGCCTCCAGGCTCGCTGCACGTGGTCCCCCTCAGCCTCCCCATCCACCAGCATTCTGAAGAGAGGGGTCAAAAGGAACCAGGAGGATGACTCCCTGTCACCTGCTAATAAG aTCCGCCGAGTCTCCTTTGCAAATCCCATTTTTCAGGAGGGCCTGGCAGATGACATCGACAGGAGGAGTCCTGTCATCAGATCCCATTCCTCACCCTCTTCCAGAAGTCTTAAAACCCTCTCTAACATGCAG ATCACAGAAATGGCCAAGGAATCTCTGCCATGCCCTTCGGAATTTGTGTATCCTGCCTTGGCTGGCTGCAAAGCTCCCGTGGATGTCATTTTACCTCAGATCACATCCAACATCTG tgccaggggcCTGGGGCAGCTCATCCGAGCCAAGAACATCAAGACCGTGGGAGACCTGAGCACTCTGACAGCTTTGGAAATCAAAACTCTCCCCATCCGCTCTCCCAAAGTCTCCAATGTCAAAAGAGCTCTGAAAGGATACCACGAGCAACAG GTGAAATCTCGAGTGTTGGAGGAAAGCACAGTGCCTGAAGATGCTGAAAAGCCTGGAAATAATGTGGAGGAGAAATCTCTCTGTGGAGATGAGGAAAAACTTGCAGCAG ATTTGGTCGACGCAGCCACCACCAACAGCAGCGAGCAGCCCCCGGCAGCTCTCCTGGGGCAGATCCAGGCTCTGGCTGCTCAGCTGAGCTCTGAAGATCTCCATGGATATTCTGGCAGGCAGCTGTTTGAGATGCAGGAGAAGCTGGCAGGGATGGCCTCGTGCATCCTGAGGAACCTGCAGTCCCGCTGGCAGTCCCCTCCCCACGAGGGCCCCGAGtag